From Halomicrobium salinisoli, the proteins below share one genomic window:
- a CDS encoding ABC transporter substrate-binding protein, with translation MDWGRNEPAGSRTTRRRVLATLGGSVAASGLAGCLDSSDDGAGAGTPAESVDDITIGLATATSGAYIDVGEEERRGFELAVQHLNEGGGFQESGTFGVLKSRPGVEGVDVETVAVDTTGSADTAASNAAPLLEDGEVDALFGGVAGDVAATLRDLSAEHGVPYFPGTATLSSMAGEGCSPHTYREMYPATALVRALAPAVVDHVGEDSGTYYKLNAEAPEGQDLSDVVTDYFNRDGAADWQGFGSASVRRGTTDYGSRLARAGTTNPSALFCNLFGLDAVNVLSQAGEYLDEDTTLVFPLLTPSVVEAAAEWNGDVFGTIPWHGAIDGELSDVFDSTYQDAYGDQAPGSAAGTGVAHLVYGSVFVYAAAVERADSTDADAVRSELEGSAHDLGLGREQLQACNHQATRPVPVVRVSGGQLEPVDLVDDAVAGCDEPPASDCSLE, from the coding sequence ATGGACTGGGGTAGGAACGAACCAGCCGGTAGCCGAACGACTCGCCGCCGCGTCCTCGCGACGCTGGGTGGGAGCGTGGCGGCGAGCGGACTCGCCGGCTGTCTCGATTCGAGCGACGACGGCGCCGGCGCGGGGACGCCCGCGGAGAGCGTCGACGACATCACTATCGGCCTGGCGACGGCGACCTCCGGGGCCTACATCGACGTCGGCGAGGAGGAGCGCCGCGGGTTCGAGCTGGCCGTTCAGCATCTCAACGAGGGCGGCGGCTTCCAGGAGAGCGGGACCTTCGGCGTCCTGAAGAGCCGACCCGGCGTCGAGGGCGTCGACGTCGAGACCGTCGCGGTCGACACGACCGGCAGCGCCGACACGGCGGCGTCGAACGCCGCACCGCTCCTCGAGGACGGCGAGGTCGACGCGCTGTTCGGCGGGGTCGCCGGCGACGTCGCCGCGACGCTGCGGGACCTCTCGGCTGAACACGGGGTCCCGTACTTCCCGGGGACGGCGACGCTGTCCTCGATGGCCGGGGAGGGCTGCTCGCCGCACACCTACCGGGAGATGTACCCCGCCACGGCGCTCGTGCGCGCGCTCGCCCCCGCCGTCGTCGACCACGTCGGCGAGGACAGCGGCACGTACTACAAGCTCAACGCCGAGGCGCCCGAGGGCCAGGACCTCTCCGACGTCGTCACCGACTACTTCAACCGGGACGGCGCGGCGGACTGGCAGGGCTTCGGGTCGGCGAGCGTGCGCCGCGGCACGACCGACTACGGCAGCCGCCTCGCCCGCGCCGGGACGACCAACCCGTCGGCGCTGTTCTGTAACCTCTTCGGCCTCGACGCCGTCAACGTCCTGAGCCAGGCCGGCGAGTACCTCGACGAGGACACCACGCTCGTCTTCCCGCTGCTGACGCCGTCGGTGGTCGAGGCGGCGGCCGAGTGGAACGGCGACGTCTTCGGGACCATCCCCTGGCACGGCGCCATCGACGGCGAGCTGTCCGACGTGTTCGACTCGACCTATCAGGACGCGTACGGCGACCAGGCGCCCGGCTCCGCCGCTGGCACGGGCGTCGCCCACCTCGTCTACGGGTCGGTCTTCGTGTACGCGGCGGCCGTCGAGCGCGCAGACTCGACCGACGCCGACGCCGTCAGGAGCGAACTCGAGGGGAGCGCCCACGACCTGGGCCTGGGCCGGGAACAGCTGCAGGCCTGCAACCACCAGGCGACCCGTCCCGTGCCCGTGGTCCGCGTCTCGGGCGGCCAGCTGGAGCCGGTCGACCTGGTCGACGACGCCGTCGCCGGCTGCGACGAGCCGCCGGCCAGCGACTGCTCGCTGGAGTAG
- a CDS encoding oligopeptide/dipeptide ABC transporter ATP-binding protein: MSGDDPLISLENVEVHFENQPGLLEFDEGPETVRAVDGVSLDIQENDVVSLVGESGCGKTTLGKTAIGLQRPTGGSVRYRGHDIWDVRDGKVDADVTWDEIRTSLQIIHQDPGSSLNPNRRIVSILSVPLKQVHPHLSRSERQERIYALLERVGMTPAPDFADRYPHQLSGGEKQRVALCRALLMNPDAILADEAISALDVSLRVEMMDLMLELQEEFNTSYIFISHDLSNARYFTSHGDGRIGVMYLGQMAEIGPAEDMINDPHHPYTNVLRWATPDLSLREAGEPPMRKIDIPDPVNPPSGCRFHTRCPEAREACRTENPPAYRSNGQRVSCFREDDDHEYWSSPELTD, from the coding sequence ATGAGCGGCGACGACCCGCTCATCTCGCTGGAGAACGTCGAGGTGCACTTCGAGAACCAGCCGGGACTGCTGGAGTTCGACGAGGGGCCCGAGACGGTCCGCGCCGTCGACGGCGTCTCGCTGGACATCCAGGAGAACGACGTCGTCTCCCTCGTCGGCGAGTCGGGCTGCGGGAAGACGACGCTGGGCAAGACCGCCATCGGCCTCCAGCGGCCGACCGGCGGCAGCGTCAGGTACCGCGGCCACGACATCTGGGACGTCCGCGACGGCAAGGTCGACGCCGACGTCACCTGGGACGAGATCCGCACCTCGCTGCAGATCATCCACCAGGACCCCGGGAGCTCGCTGAACCCCAACCGGCGGATCGTCTCCATCCTGTCGGTGCCGCTCAAGCAGGTCCACCCCCATCTCAGCCGGAGCGAGCGCCAGGAACGCATCTACGCGCTGCTGGAGCGCGTGGGGATGACGCCGGCCCCGGACTTCGCTGACCGGTATCCCCACCAGCTCTCCGGCGGGGAGAAACAGCGCGTGGCGCTGTGTCGCGCGCTGCTGATGAACCCGGACGCCATCCTCGCCGACGAGGCCATCTCCGCGCTGGACGTCTCCCTGCGCGTCGAGATGATGGATCTCATGCTGGAACTGCAAGAGGAGTTCAACACCTCCTACATCTTCATCTCTCACGACCTCTCGAACGCCCGCTACTTCACGTCCCACGGGGACGGGCGGATCGGCGTCATGTACCTCGGGCAGATGGCCGAGATCGGCCCGGCCGAGGACATGATCAACGATCCGCACCACCCGTACACGAACGTGTTGCGGTGGGCGACGCCGGACCTCTCGCTGCGGGAGGCCGGCGAGCCGCCGATGCGGAAGATCGACATCCCGGACCCGGTCAACCCGCCCTCGGGCTGTCGGTTCCACACGCGCTGTCCCGAGGCCCGCGAGGCCTGCCGGACGGAGAACCCGCCGGCCTACCGGAGCAACGGCCAGCGGGTCAGTTGTTTCCGCGAGGACGACGACCACGAGTACTGGAGCAGCCCCGAGCTGACGGACTGA
- a CDS encoding ABC transporter ATP-binding protein: MAVDHAHPDDTDTNAVEVDDPLVRIRDASVTYDEGESFVLDHVSLDIERGEVLGVVGESGSGKSMLASSLLDAVPDPGLLQGQIDYRPREGEAVDVLELEKEELRRLRWEEISMVFQGAMSSFNPTMSVGAHFRETIEAHGKDMEAGMARAHELLEDLYLEPERVLESYPHELSGGMQQRALIALSLVLDPELLVMDEPTAALDLLMQRSILQLLDDLQQKYDLTMIFITHDLPLVAALADRMAIMYAFNLVEIGDTRDVVYDAAHPYTRALLNSTPNLDAPLEDMEPIEGSAPAPINMPTGCAYHPRCPLADEQCRSTVPEYHMVESDHGAACFHWEAAVEEIPLVYDEDLGDAASSGGGEY, from the coding sequence ATGGCGGTCGATCACGCACACCCCGACGACACCGACACGAACGCGGTAGAGGTCGACGACCCGCTCGTCCGGATCCGCGACGCCTCCGTGACCTACGACGAGGGCGAGTCATTCGTCCTCGACCACGTCTCGCTGGACATCGAGCGCGGCGAGGTCCTGGGCGTCGTCGGCGAGAGCGGGTCAGGCAAGTCGATGCTGGCCTCCTCGCTGCTGGACGCCGTCCCCGACCCGGGACTGCTCCAGGGCCAGATCGACTACCGGCCCCGTGAAGGCGAGGCAGTCGACGTCCTCGAACTGGAGAAAGAGGAGCTGCGACGGCTGCGCTGGGAGGAGATCTCGATGGTCTTCCAGGGCGCGATGAGCTCCTTCAACCCCACCATGAGCGTGGGGGCTCACTTCCGGGAGACGATCGAGGCCCACGGCAAGGACATGGAGGCGGGCATGGCCCGCGCCCACGAGCTGTTGGAGGACCTCTACCTCGAACCGGAGCGCGTGCTGGAGTCGTATCCCCACGAGCTGTCCGGCGGCATGCAACAGCGGGCGCTGATCGCGCTGAGCCTGGTGCTGGACCCGGAGCTGCTCGTGATGGACGAGCCGACCGCCGCGCTGGACCTGCTGATGCAGCGGTCGATCCTCCAGCTGCTGGACGATCTCCAGCAAAAGTACGATCTCACCATGATCTTCATCACGCACGACCTGCCGCTGGTGGCCGCCCTGGCCGACAGGATGGCCATCATGTACGCGTTCAACCTGGTGGAGATCGGTGACACGCGCGACGTGGTCTACGACGCGGCTCATCCCTACACGCGGGCGCTGCTGAACTCGACGCCCAACCTCGACGCGCCCCTGGAGGACATGGAGCCCATCGAGGGCTCCGCGCCGGCGCCGATCAACATGCCCACCGGGTGCGCCTACCACCCGCGCTGTCCGCTCGCCGACGAGCAGTGTCGCTCGACGGTCCCGGAGTACCACATGGTCGAGAGCGACCACGGCGCGGCCTGCTTCCACTGGGAGGCGGCCGTCGAAGAGATTCCGCTCGTCTACGACGAGGACCTCGGCGACGCCGCCAGCAGCGGCGGAGGTGAGTACTGA
- a CDS encoding ABC transporter permease translates to MKRTESDSVATDTEFSFETSGSSVEVSRSERLQEFYEEFVYKPGLVAWSDRRTRIGSLIMLVYVLMGTIGVVLYKAPNSNQVERSLQPFQTMEAPLGSTRSGVDVLAMVIHATPEMLLMLLAGGLFATGVAVAIGTLAGYKGGTTDRLLTTFSDIAMSIPGLPLIMVLAIVFNPTNPALIGILITVNYWAGLGRSIRSQVLTLREESYVEASRTMGVSTPRILVKDIIPNIMPYVLVNFANAARYVVFASVGLYYLGILPTSVDNWGLQLDQAYRQAGALTGAGTMYQLIVPMLAIMFIALALILLAQGMDRVFNPRVRTRLAGESESAGGEDTDESSAAEMMT, encoded by the coding sequence GTGAAGCGTACTGAGTCGGACTCCGTCGCGACGGACACGGAGTTCTCCTTCGAGACGAGCGGTTCGAGCGTCGAGGTCAGCCGTAGCGAACGGCTACAGGAGTTCTACGAGGAGTTCGTCTACAAGCCCGGGCTGGTCGCCTGGAGCGACCGACGGACCCGCATCGGGTCGCTGATCATGCTCGTCTACGTCTTGATGGGGACGATCGGAGTCGTCCTCTACAAGGCGCCGAACTCGAACCAGGTCGAGCGGAGCCTGCAGCCGTTCCAGACGATGGAAGCGCCGCTGGGCAGCACCCGCTCGGGCGTCGACGTCCTGGCGATGGTGATCCACGCGACCCCGGAGATGCTGCTGATGCTGCTGGCCGGCGGCCTGTTCGCGACCGGCGTCGCCGTCGCGATCGGCACCCTGGCCGGGTACAAGGGCGGGACGACCGACCGCCTGCTGACGACGTTCTCCGACATCGCGATGTCGATCCCGGGGCTGCCGCTGATCATGGTCCTGGCCATCGTGTTCAACCCGACGAACCCGGCGCTGATCGGGATCCTCATCACCGTCAACTACTGGGCGGGCCTGGGCCGGTCGATCCGGTCGCAGGTGCTGACCCTGCGCGAGGAGTCCTACGTCGAGGCCTCCCGCACCATGGGCGTCTCGACGCCCCGGATCCTGGTCAAGGACATCATCCCGAACATCATGCCGTACGTCCTGGTCAACTTTGCGAACGCGGCCCGCTACGTCGTGTTCGCGTCGGTCGGCCTGTACTACCTGGGCATCCTGCCCACGTCGGTCGACAACTGGGGGCTCCAGCTCGACCAGGCCTACCGGCAGGCCGGGGCGCTGACCGGCGCCGGGACGATGTACCAGCTGATCGTACCGATGCTCGCCATCATGTTCATCGCGCTCGCGCTGATCCTGCTGGCACAGGGGATGGACCGGGTGTTCAACCCCCGCGTCCGCACCCGGCTGGCCGGCGAGTCCGAGTCCGCCGGTGGCGAGGACACCGACGAATCCTCCGCTGCGGAGATGATGACATAA
- a CDS encoding ABC transporter permease, whose amino-acid sequence MNSYYIERIGRAVLTLWLVVTLTFGIIRLLPGGPLVQLRAQLIRQGVDPSEIEGIIETYQNLRPNEPIYVQYVDYVSSLLVGDMGQSFRYGKPVSAIVGDALPWTVFVMVTATLILFAIAIVWGAVMAYKEGSTLDTVSSAVSILFSTVPFYVFAIVLVVLLGYRAGLFPTANRTSPGAMDPYTIEFVVDALHHAILPITSVVVTQAGLQALAMRGNSIQVLGEDYVRVARLRGLSDSRISVRYVARNAILPMYTGFLTLIGFNLGGSVILEEVFTYPGIGYYMFAALEARDYPLMMGVFLIITTALVLAVFVADLTYGKIDPRVETGDSSEAY is encoded by the coding sequence ATGAACAGTTACTATATTGAACGGATAGGACGGGCGGTGCTCACGCTCTGGCTCGTCGTCACCCTGACCTTCGGGATCATCCGGTTGCTCCCGGGCGGGCCGCTGGTCCAGTTGCGGGCCCAGCTCATCAGGCAGGGCGTCGATCCGAGCGAGATCGAGGGCATCATCGAAACGTATCAGAATCTGCGGCCGAACGAGCCGATCTACGTCCAGTACGTCGATTACGTCTCGTCGCTCCTGGTCGGCGACATGGGACAGTCGTTCCGGTACGGCAAGCCGGTGTCGGCGATCGTCGGTGACGCGCTCCCGTGGACGGTGTTCGTGATGGTGACGGCGACGCTGATCCTGTTCGCCATCGCGATCGTCTGGGGCGCCGTCATGGCGTACAAGGAGGGGTCGACGCTGGACACGGTCTCCAGCGCGGTGTCGATCCTCTTCTCGACGGTCCCCTTCTACGTGTTCGCCATCGTGCTGGTCGTCCTCCTGGGGTACAGGGCCGGCCTGTTCCCGACGGCCAACCGGACGAGCCCGGGCGCGATGGACCCCTACACGATCGAGTTCGTCGTCGACGCGTTGCACCACGCGATACTGCCGATCACGTCGGTCGTGGTGACCCAGGCCGGTCTCCAGGCGCTGGCGATGCGCGGCAACTCCATCCAGGTGCTCGGCGAGGACTACGTCCGGGTCGCGCGGCTCCGGGGCCTCTCGGACAGCCGGATCTCCGTGCGCTACGTGGCTCGCAACGCCATCCTCCCGATGTACACCGGGTTCCTGACCCTCATCGGGTTCAACCTCGGCGGCTCGGTCATCCTGGAGGAGGTGTTCACCTACCCCGGGATCGGCTACTACATGTTCGCTGCCCTCGAGGCCCGCGACTACCCGCTGATGATGGGCGTGTTCCTCATCATCACGACGGCGCTGGTCCTGGCGGTGTTCGTCGCGGACCTCACGTACGGCAAGATCGATCCGCGCGTCGAAACGGGTGATTCCAGTGAAGCGTACTGA
- a CDS encoding ABC transporter substrate-binding protein — protein MADESESYRDVISRRRFVELTGVSGAAALAGCGGDGGGTDGESGDGGSEDGGTGGGSSGVHDVTHLSMTNQVPANIQFNMQNPNSRAQISHQILYDVYARFNFAEGDFQSNAIEDWEFTGDTFEMTLREGLTWDDGDPVTSDEVALNLRLDQLTGGSLWDYADSVETPDDQTVVLNISDDINPTIVEFDVIDDRYVHQKPEHFEEYWQTYQDGNEDEAARQLQEFAYQDVVASGPFSKEQAGQQQLLTSRREDHPDAENINFSEYAFRYIDGNQQTHQALINMELDSVFSVFAAPEVVDQMPDAVRLETVPSKWGYGLVPNHDADHVSDRAVRQAIQYVLDRQTIVENVGNTLKTAPEVPVGIPTDDQQRWLGDAMSDFNTYGVDESMTDEATAVLEEAGYSKNDGTWQDPDGNAVKLPVTVPTGWTDWVTATETIVDQLNSFGFDATVDSRSFDSLLSTAWPNGDFKLSAGGWLPGGGRAAFAYFSLHHQLIENFRGFTYNYDAAADSRGGSRADVTVPSMDGDGEMTVNPSDRLAELSSTTDEELTQEIVLEQAWVTNVDLPMIPVMEKLEETFLTTDEWDIPEEGDGAFQVRWANTWLPRQGELSYSGE, from the coding sequence ATGGCAGACGAATCCGAAAGCTATCGTGACGTCATCAGCCGCCGCCGGTTCGTGGAGCTCACGGGCGTGTCGGGCGCCGCCGCGCTCGCCGGCTGTGGCGGAGACGGAGGCGGCACTGACGGCGAAAGCGGCGACGGCGGAAGCGAGGACGGTGGGACGGGCGGTGGCTCGTCGGGCGTCCACGACGTCACCCACCTCAGCATGACCAACCAGGTCCCGGCTAACATCCAGTTCAACATGCAGAACCCGAACAGCCGGGCCCAGATTTCACACCAGATCCTCTACGACGTGTACGCCCGGTTCAACTTCGCCGAGGGCGACTTCCAGTCCAACGCGATCGAGGACTGGGAGTTCACGGGCGACACGTTCGAGATGACGCTGCGCGAGGGGCTGACCTGGGACGACGGCGACCCGGTCACCTCCGACGAGGTCGCGCTGAACCTCCGCCTCGATCAGCTGACGGGCGGCTCCCTCTGGGACTACGCGGACAGCGTCGAGACGCCCGACGACCAGACGGTCGTCCTGAACATCTCGGACGACATCAACCCGACCATCGTCGAGTTCGACGTCATCGACGACCGGTACGTCCACCAGAAGCCCGAACACTTCGAGGAGTACTGGCAGACGTATCAGGACGGCAACGAGGACGAGGCCGCGCGACAGCTCCAGGAGTTCGCGTACCAGGACGTCGTCGCTTCGGGCCCCTTCTCGAAGGAACAGGCCGGTCAGCAGCAGCTGCTGACCAGCCGCCGCGAGGACCACCCCGACGCGGAGAACATCAACTTCAGCGAGTACGCGTTCCGGTACATCGACGGCAACCAGCAGACCCATCAGGCGCTGATCAACATGGAGCTCGACTCCGTGTTCAGCGTCTTCGCGGCTCCCGAGGTCGTCGACCAGATGCCCGACGCCGTCCGGCTGGAGACGGTCCCCTCGAAGTGGGGGTACGGACTGGTGCCGAACCACGACGCGGATCACGTGAGCGACCGCGCGGTCCGGCAGGCCATCCAGTACGTGCTCGACCGCCAGACCATCGTCGAGAACGTCGGGAACACGCTGAAGACGGCTCCCGAAGTGCCCGTCGGCATCCCCACCGACGACCAGCAGCGGTGGCTCGGCGACGCCATGAGCGACTTCAACACCTACGGCGTCGACGAGTCGATGACCGACGAGGCGACCGCGGTCCTCGAGGAGGCCGGCTACTCGAAGAACGACGGCACCTGGCAGGACCCCGACGGCAACGCGGTCAAGCTGCCCGTGACGGTCCCGACCGGCTGGACCGACTGGGTCACCGCGACCGAGACCATCGTCGACCAGCTCAACTCCTTCGGCTTCGACGCCACGGTCGACTCGCGCAGCTTCGACTCGCTGCTCAGCACGGCCTGGCCGAACGGCGACTTCAAGCTCAGCGCCGGCGGCTGGCTCCCCGGCGGCGGCCGCGCCGCGTTCGCCTACTTCAGCCTCCACCACCAGCTCATCGAGAACTTCCGCGGGTTCACCTACAACTACGACGCCGCCGCGGACAGCCGCGGTGGCAGCCGCGCGGACGTCACCGTCCCGTCGATGGACGGCGACGGCGAGATGACGGTCAATCCCAGCGACCGCCTCGCGGAACTGTCCAGCACCACCGACGAGGAACTCACCCAGGAGATCGTCCTCGAGCAGGCGTGGGTCACCAACGTCGACCTCCCGATGATCCCCGTCATGGAGAAGCTCGAGGAGACGTTCCTCACGACCGACGAGTGGGACATCCCCGAGGAAGGCGACGGCGCCTTCCAGGTCCGCTGGGCCAACACCTGGCTCCCGCGGCAGGGCGAGCTGTCCTACTCCGGCGAGTGA
- a CDS encoding ribonuclease H — protein MAAYGRPSLRDLFDESPTPHIAHPPRTHHRDFYLATDGSYTESAGGLGVVIETRDGERVARLSEADEAPDNNVAEYRALHLGLDVLASRAPDDASVGLLIDHDELAANVNAATLAAAGAGDSPHSTSVPESTGLHWRGIRARLRGFDEVRAARIPSDRNPAHPLANAPDQYAHVNAEPARCVLPETPTVDERVPPPSRADRGGVSD, from the coding sequence ATGGCCGCTTACGGCCGGCCGTCACTTCGAGACCTGTTCGACGAGTCACCGACGCCGCACATCGCGCACCCGCCGCGCACACACCACCGAGACTTCTACCTCGCGACCGACGGCTCCTACACGGAGTCGGCCGGCGGTCTCGGCGTCGTCATCGAAACCCGCGACGGGGAGCGCGTCGCGCGTCTCTCCGAGGCCGACGAGGCCCCCGACAACAACGTGGCGGAGTATCGGGCGCTGCACCTCGGCCTCGACGTGCTCGCCTCGCGCGCGCCCGACGACGCCAGCGTCGGCCTCCTCATCGACCACGACGAGCTCGCGGCCAACGTCAACGCCGCGACGCTCGCCGCGGCGGGTGCCGGCGACTCGCCGCACTCGACGTCGGTCCCGGAGTCGACCGGCCTGCACTGGCGGGGCATCCGCGCCCGACTGCGGGGCTTCGACGAGGTCCGCGCCGCGCGCATCCCCAGCGACCGCAACCCCGCCCACCCGCTCGCCAACGCGCCCGACCAGTACGCCCACGTCAACGCCGAACCGGCCCGCTGCGTGCTACCGGAGACGCCGACGGTCGACGAGCGCGTGCCGCCGCCCTCCCGCGCCGACCGCGGCGGCGTCAGCGACTAG
- a CDS encoding DUF7557 family protein → MPSIELSESTVERLDDLRVDEESYDEIVTELINIYQAEELTLSYAGDHVGGE, encoded by the coding sequence ATGCCGTCGATCGAACTCTCCGAGTCCACGGTCGAACGGCTCGACGACCTCCGCGTCGACGAGGAGTCCTACGACGAGATCGTCACCGAACTGATCAACATCTACCAGGCCGAGGAGCTGACGCTGTCGTACGCGGGCGATCACGTCGGCGGGGAGTGA
- a CDS encoding NADP-dependent malic enzyme: MGLDEDALDYHSSDPPGKIEISTTKPTNTQRDLSLAYSPGVAAPCRAIEEDVDDAFKYTARGNLVAVVSDGSAVLGLGDIGPEASKPVMEGKGVLFKRFADIDVFDLELDTSDTEGMIQAVSAMEPTFGGINLEDIGAPACFEIERQLGDALDIPVFHDDQHGTAIISGAALLNAADIAGKDLSEMEVVFSGAGASAVASARFYVSLGVDKENIVMCDSGGIITEDRVEHEDLNRYKAEFARDIPGGDLADAMAGADVFVGLSVGGIVDQEMVRSMADDPIIFAMANPDPEIGYEEAKNARDDTVIMATGRSDYPNQVNNVLGFPFIFRGALDVRATDINEEMKVAAAEALADLARQDVPDAVVKAYGDQPLQFGPDYIIPKPVDPRVLFEVTPAVAEAAMESGVARTSLDMDTYVETLEARLGKSREMMRVVLNKAKSDPKRVVLSEGDDEKMIRAAYQMTDQGIAEPILLGDRDRIEAIRETLGLSFEPEIVDPSESDLEKYADRLYEIRKRKGITRREAGELVEDGNYLGSVMVETGDADAMLTGLTHHYPSALRPPLQVIGTAPDADYAAGVYLLTFKNRIVFCADTTVNTDPSEEVLTEVTKHTAELARRFNVEPRAALLSYSNFGSVDTEGARTPRKAAGMLRDDPEADFPVDGEMQADTAVVEDILQGTYEFSDLEDPANVLVFPNLEAGNIGYKLLQRLGGAEAIGPMLVGMDKPVHVIQRGDEVKDIVNLAGVAVVDAQQE, translated from the coding sequence ATGGGACTGGACGAAGACGCACTGGACTACCACAGCTCCGATCCGCCAGGGAAGATCGAGATCTCGACGACCAAGCCGACGAACACGCAGCGGGACCTCTCGCTGGCGTACTCGCCGGGCGTGGCCGCGCCGTGCCGGGCGATCGAGGAGGACGTCGACGACGCCTTCAAGTACACGGCCAGGGGGAACCTCGTGGCCGTCGTCTCGGACGGCTCGGCCGTGCTGGGACTGGGCGACATCGGGCCGGAGGCGTCCAAGCCGGTGATGGAGGGCAAGGGCGTCCTCTTCAAGCGCTTCGCCGACATCGACGTCTTCGACCTGGAGCTTGACACGAGCGACACGGAAGGGATGATCCAGGCCGTCAGCGCGATGGAGCCGACCTTCGGCGGGATCAACCTCGAGGACATCGGCGCGCCCGCCTGCTTCGAGATCGAGCGCCAGCTCGGCGACGCGCTGGACATCCCCGTCTTCCACGACGACCAGCACGGGACGGCCATCATCTCCGGGGCCGCGCTGCTCAACGCCGCGGACATCGCGGGGAAGGACCTCTCCGAGATGGAGGTCGTCTTCTCCGGCGCGGGCGCGAGCGCCGTCGCTTCGGCCCGCTTCTACGTCTCGCTCGGCGTCGACAAGGAGAACATCGTCATGTGCGACTCCGGCGGGATCATCACCGAGGACCGCGTCGAACACGAGGACCTCAACCGCTACAAGGCGGAGTTCGCGCGGGACATCCCCGGCGGCGACCTCGCCGACGCGATGGCGGGCGCGGACGTGTTCGTCGGGCTGTCGGTGGGCGGCATCGTCGACCAAGAGATGGTCCGGTCGATGGCGGACGATCCGATCATCTTCGCGATGGCCAACCCCGACCCCGAGATCGGCTACGAGGAGGCCAAGAACGCCCGCGACGACACGGTCATCATGGCCACCGGGCGCTCTGACTACCCCAACCAGGTCAACAACGTCCTCGGGTTCCCCTTTATCTTCCGGGGCGCGCTCGACGTCCGCGCGACGGACATCAACGAGGAGATGAAGGTCGCCGCCGCCGAGGCCCTGGCCGACCTCGCTCGCCAGGACGTGCCCGACGCCGTCGTCAAGGCCTACGGCGACCAGCCCCTGCAGTTCGGCCCCGACTACATCATCCCCAAGCCGGTCGACCCCCGCGTCCTGTTCGAGGTGACGCCCGCCGTCGCCGAGGCCGCCATGGAGAGCGGCGTCGCCCGGACGTCCCTCGACATGGACACCTACGTCGAGACGCTCGAGGCCCGGCTCGGCAAGTCCCGCGAGATGATGCGCGTCGTCCTCAACAAGGCCAAGAGCGACCCCAAGCGGGTCGTCCTCTCCGAGGGCGACGACGAGAAGATGATCCGCGCCGCCTATCAGATGACCGACCAGGGCATCGCCGAGCCCATCCTGCTGGGCGACCGCGACCGGATCGAGGCCATCCGCGAGACGCTCGGGCTCTCCTTCGAGCCCGAGATCGTCGACCCGTCGGAGAGCGACCTCGAGAAGTACGCCGACCGGCTCTACGAGATCCGCAAGCGCAAGGGGATCACTCGCCGGGAGGCCGGCGAACTCGTCGAGGACGGCAACTACCTCGGCAGCGTGATGGTCGAGACGGGCGACGCCGACGCGATGCTGACGGGGCTGACCCACCACTACCCCTCGGCGCTGCGCCCGCCGCTGCAGGTCATCGGCACCGCGCCCGACGCCGACTACGCCGCCGGCGTCTACCTGCTGACGTTCAAGAACCGGATCGTCTTCTGCGCCGACACCACGGTCAACACCGACCCCTCCGAGGAGGTGCTGACCGAGGTGACCAAACACACCGCCGAACTCGCCCGGCGGTTCAACGTCGAGCCGCGGGCGGCCCTGCTGTCGTACTCCAACTTCGGCAGCGTCGACACCGAGGGCGCGCGCACGCCCCGGAAGGCCGCCGGCATGCTGCGCGACGACCCCGAGGCCGACTTCCCGGTCGACGGTGAGATGCAGGCCGACACCGCCGTCGTCGAGGACATCCTCCAGGGGACCTACGAGTTCTCCGACCTCGAGGACCCGGCGAACGTCCTCGTGTTCCCGAACCTCGAGGCCGGTAACATCGGGTACAAGCTCCTCCAGCGGCTGGGCGGCGCGGAGGCCATCGGCCCGATGCTGGTCGGCATGGACAAGCCCGTCCACGTCATCCAGCGCGGCGACGAGGTCAAGGACATCGTGAATCTGGCAGGCGTGGCCGTCGTCGACGCCCAGCAGGAGTAG